From one Nothobranchius furzeri strain GRZ-AD chromosome 2, NfurGRZ-RIMD1, whole genome shotgun sequence genomic stretch:
- the LOC139061523 gene encoding zinc finger protein 235-like, producing the protein MEPLNMKQEEEEQLDEIKTDATNISFSAVSHQVKDEGREVLLSQFDQNQPKDRDLPTSSTTDQMKAESGREDCGGAETTRNPDLNLYEYDSNSSETEVSNDEDDDQDGNNSDSQLKLLSDSEPNTKDHNKDWKESRSSKSHVKAVKSFSCPECGEQFLHERSLQKHMRVTSHSGLKSSSCCVDKKRVRVKQNVDSSRKVQTKLKSFSCDDCGKSFSCISYLNIHMRIHTGQKPFACELCEKRFSQKGHLDTHMRIHTGQKPFTCELCGQRFTQKTSLNRHTRIHTGQKPFTCELCGQRFTQKTSLIIHMRVHTGEKPFACELCGQRFSDESSLKKHIIVHTGQKPFACELCGQRFSRKAHLIRHTRIHTGQKPFACELCGQRFSHKTSLNTHMRVHTGQKPFVCELCGQRFSVKSSLNKHVRVHTGQKPFACKLCGQRFSVKSSVDTHMRVHTGQKPLSCELCGQRFNQKSQLNSHMRVHTGEKPFACELCGQRFNRKSHLNSHMRVHTGEKPFACELCGQRFTQKGQLDPHMRVHTGQKPFACELCGQRFRVKSHLNRHMRVHTGQKPFACELCGQRFTLKGHLDTHMRVHTGQKPFTCELCGQRFSVKSSLNRHMRVHTGQN; encoded by the coding sequence atggagcccctcaacatgaagcaggaagaggaggagcagcttgATGAGATTAAAACTGATGCCACCAACATTTCATTCTCTGCAGTTTCTCATCAGGTTAAGGACGAAGGAAGAGAAGTTCTGTTGTCACAGTTTGATCAGAACCAACCTAAAGACAGAGATcttccaaccagcagcaccactgaccagatgaaagcagaaagtggtagagaggactgtggaggagcagaaactaccaggaatccagatctaaatctttatgaatatgattctaactcttcagagactgaagtcagcaatgatgaagatgatgaccagGATGGCAACAATTCTGACTCTCAGCTGAAACTCTTGTCAGATTCTGAGCCAAACACCAAAGATCATAACAAAGACTGGAAGGAGAGCAGGTCTTCTAAATCACATGTTAAGGCTGTCAAATCTTTCAGCTGCCCAGAGTGTGGTGAACAGTTTCTCCATGagcggtctctccagaaacacatgagagtgacaagtcattcaggaCTGAAGTCTTCAAGCTGTTGTGTTGATAAGAAacgtgttagagtgaagcaaaatGTAGACTCTAGCAGGAAAGTTCAGacaaaactaaaatcatttagttgtgacgactgtggaaaaagtttcagctgcatatcatatttaaacattcacatgagaattcacactggacagaagccttttgcttgtgagctctgtgaaaaaagatttagccaaaagggacatttagacacacacatgagaatccacactggacagaagccttttacttgtgagctctgtggtcaaagatttacccaaaagacaagtttaaacagacacacgagaatccacacaggacagaagccttttacttgtgagctctgcggtcaaagatttacccaaaagacaagtttaatcatacacatgagagttcacacaggagagaagccttttgcttgtgagctctgtggacaaagatttagtgatgagtcaagtttaaagaaacacattatagtccatacaggacagaagccttttgcttgtgagctctgtggacaaagatttagtcgaaAGGCACATTTAATCCGTCAcacgagaatccacacaggacagaagccttttgcttgtgagctctgtggacaaagatttagtcataagacaagtttaaacactcacatgagagtccacactggacagaagccttttgtttgtgagctctgtggacaaaggtttagtGTAAAGTCTAGTTTAAACAAACAcgtgagagtccatacaggacagaagccttttgcttgtaagctctgtggacaaagatttagtgtaaagtcaagtgtagacactcacatgagagtccacactggacagaagcctttatcttgtgagctctgtggacaaagatttaatcaAAAGTCAcaattaaacagtcacatgagagttcacacaggggagaagccttttgcttgtgagctctgtggacaaagatttaatcgaaagtcacatttaaacagtcacatgagagttcacacaggggagaagccttttgcttgtgagctctgtggacaaagatttacccaaaagggacAATTAGacccacacatgagagtccatacaggacagaagccttttgcttgtgagctctgtggacaaagatttagagtaaagtcacatttaaacagacacatgagagttcacacaggacagaagccttttgcttgtgagctctgtggacaaaggtttaccCTAAAGGGACATTtagacacacacatgagagtccatacaggacagaagccttttacttgtgagctctgtggacaaagatttagtgtaaagtcaagtttaaacagacacatgagagttcacacaggacagaattaA
- the LOC139066240 gene encoding gastrula zinc finger protein XlCGF57.1-like: protein MEPLNMKQEEEEQLDEIKADATNISFSAVSHQVKEEGREVLLSQFDQNQPKDRDLPTSSTTDQMKAESGREDCGGAETTRNPDLNLYEYDSNSSETEVSNDEDDDQDGNDSDCQLKLLSDSEPNTKDDNKDWKESRSSKSHVKAVKSFSCPECGEQFLHERSLQKHMRVTSHSGLKSSSCCVDKKRVRVKQNVDSSRKVQTKLKSFSCDDCGKSFSSISYLNIHMRVHTGQKPFACELCGQRFTQKTSLNKHMRVHTGEKPFACELCGQRFTLKGNLDTHIRVHTGQKSFACELCGQRFTQKGNLDRHMRVHTGQKPFACVLCGQRFSDKSSLNFHIRVHTGQKPFACELCEQRFSDKSSLYRHMRVHTGEKPFSCELCGQRFTQKGNLDSHMRVHTGQKPFACDLCGQRFSRKTYLNTHIRVHTGQKPFSCELCGQRFAQKISLNFHTRVHTGQN, encoded by the coding sequence atggagcccctcaacatgaagcaggaagaggaggagcagcttgatgagattaaagctgatgccaccaacatttcattctctgcagtttctcatcaggttaaggaagaaggaagagaagttctgttgtcacagtttgatcagaaccaacctaaagacagagatcttccaaccagcagcaccactgaccagatgaaagcagaaagtggtagagaggactgtggaggagcagaaactaccaggaatccagatctaaatctttatgaatatgattctaactcttcagagactgaagtcagcaatgatgaagatgatgaccagGATGGCAACGATTCTGACTGTCAACTGAAACTCTTGTCAGATTCTGAGCCAAACACCAAAGATGATAACAAAGACTGGAAGGAGAGCAGGTCTTCTAAATCACATGTTAAGGCTGTCAAATCTTTCAGCTGCCCAGAGTGTGGTGAACAGTTTCTCCATGagcggtctctccagaaacacatgagagtgacaagtcattcaggaCTGAAGTCTTCAAGCTGTTGTGTTGATAAGAAacgtgttagagtgaagcaaaatGTAGACTCTAGCAGGAAAGTTCAGacaaaactaaaatcatttagttgtgacgaCTGTGGAAAAAGTTTCAGTAGCATATCttatttaaacattcacatgagagttcacactggacagaagccttttgcttgtgagctctgtggacaaagatttacccaaaagacaagtttaaacaaacacatgagagttcacacaggagagaagccttttgcttgtgagctctgtggacaaagatttaccctAAAGGGAAATTTAGACACTCACAtaagagtccatacaggacagaagtcttttgcttgtgagctctgtggacaaagatttacccaaaagggaaatttagacagacacatgagagtccatacaggacagaagccttttgcttgtgtgcTCTGTGGACAACGATTTAGTGATAAGTCAAGTTTAAACTTTCACAttagagtccacactggacagaagccttttgcttgtgagctctgtgaacaaagatttagtgaTAAGTCAAGTTtatacagacacatgagagttcacacaggggagaagcctttttcttgtgagctctgtggacaaagatttacccaaaagggaaatttagactcacacatgagagtccatacaggacagaagccttttgcttgtgatctctgtggacaaaggtttagtCGAAAGACATATTTAAACACTcacattagagtccacacaggacagaagcctttttcttgtgagctctgtggacaaagatttgctCAAAAGATAAGTTTAAACTttcacacgagagtccacacaggacagaattaA